In the Spirochaeta lutea genome, one interval contains:
- a CDS encoding carbohydrate ABC transporter permease, with amino-acid sequence MRKGISERTKIGVIFSTPYFVFAIVFFLIPLVWAVWLSTMDWNLMAIEKTWVGLGNYLSAFTSERVQAAFLNTFKYMAVLIPGVTIFATGIAVLLHNLPQSIKGVYSVSFFIPYLTSGVAVSVVVRYFFSYSSVFNTFLRDQLNVDVRWFQDPTPAFFIITGIIIWKISGYYALIILAALESIPKEIHDAAAVDGATGVQGFFRITLPMIVSSYSTVIVLLAGLIFGIFSEPFLLTGGGPNLATTSWYLELYTTSFVKFDSGMGAAIAILNAIQIFITIRLITYVLNKIDYNAR; translated from the coding sequence ATGAGAAAGGGAATTTCCGAACGTACGAAAATTGGAGTCATTTTTAGTACGCCGTACTTTGTATTTGCTATTGTGTTTTTTCTGATTCCGTTGGTATGGGCTGTCTGGTTATCCACCATGGACTGGAACCTCATGGCGATAGAGAAGACCTGGGTCGGTCTGGGAAACTACCTTTCCGCCTTTACCAGTGAGCGGGTTCAGGCTGCGTTCTTGAATACCTTTAAGTACATGGCTGTGCTTATACCGGGGGTTACTATTTTTGCCACGGGAATCGCAGTGCTGCTGCATAACCTGCCTCAGTCTATTAAGGGTGTGTATTCAGTCTCGTTTTTCATCCCCTACCTCACCTCGGGGGTGGCGGTGTCGGTGGTGGTCAGGTATTTCTTTAGTTACAGCTCGGTTTTTAATACCTTCTTGCGGGATCAGCTGAATGTTGATGTCCGCTGGTTCCAGGATCCGACGCCTGCGTTCTTCATTATTACGGGGATTATTATCTGGAAGATAAGCGGGTACTACGCCCTTATCATCCTGGCAGCCCTGGAATCCATTCCCAAGGAGATTCATGACGCCGCTGCGGTGGACGGAGCAACGGGTGTACAGGGGTTCTTCCGTATTACCCTGCCCATGATCGTTTCTTCCTACTCGACGGTCATTGTACTCCTAGCCGGGCTCATTTTCGGTATTTTCAGCGAGCCCTTTCTGTTAACCGGGGGCGGGCCGAATCTCGCCACCACCAGTTGGTATTTGGAGTTGTATACCACCTCCTTTGTGAAATTTGATTCCGGAATGGGGGCGGCTATCGCTATCCTGAATGCCATCCAGATCTTTATAACCATCCGGTTAATTACCTACGTTCTGAACAAGATCGATTACAACGCGCGGTAG
- a CDS encoding LacI family DNA-binding transcriptional regulator → MRNKISLQDIATALDISKVTVSRALKGQPGVSESLRETIQSTAHEMGYEVQSLRDTKHQEHYAFITPTRFFLKTEHFYTDIYYYLHRFCDEKRHIMSLHIINPEMEKQGVLPSQMMEPGLTGIFVGGELSGTYLERLAELQIPVVVVDYFSPQQAFSHITVDNYYLGYKAASYLLHQGHTEIGFVGRPQISSNVTDRIMGVQKALGEHGLQLPQEWNIDNYDLNTGMYSLNLPLPGTLPTAFICHCDRAAYFLIEALRNQNITVPQEISIISFDDTETAQETSPPLTSIKIDRREFAAKAIEQMDLLLTAPQKAALRVYLETQLVERGSVRSLV, encoded by the coding sequence ATGAGAAACAAAATTTCACTTCAGGACATTGCTACCGCCTTGGACATCTCCAAGGTTACTGTATCCCGAGCATTAAAGGGGCAACCGGGGGTTAGTGAATCCCTCCGGGAGACCATTCAGTCCACGGCTCATGAGATGGGGTATGAAGTACAGTCCTTGAGGGATACCAAACACCAGGAACACTATGCATTTATCACTCCAACCCGGTTTTTTCTGAAAACCGAACACTTCTACACGGATATTTACTATTACCTGCACCGGTTCTGCGATGAAAAGCGGCATATTATGAGTCTTCACATTATTAATCCCGAAATGGAGAAACAGGGCGTACTCCCCAGTCAGATGATGGAACCCGGTCTCACGGGAATATTTGTGGGGGGTGAGCTTTCGGGCACCTACCTGGAGCGTCTTGCAGAACTCCAAATTCCCGTCGTCGTGGTCGACTATTTTAGCCCCCAGCAGGCCTTTAGTCATATTACGGTGGATAACTATTACCTGGGTTACAAGGCTGCCTCCTATCTCCTCCACCAGGGCCATACAGAAATTGGCTTCGTCGGAAGACCCCAGATTAGCTCCAATGTTACCGACCGAATAATGGGGGTACAGAAGGCTCTGGGAGAGCATGGCTTACAACTCCCCCAGGAGTGGAATATCGACAACTACGACTTGAATACCGGCATGTACTCCCTGAACCTACCCCTCCCCGGAACACTACCCACAGCCTTCATCTGCCACTGTGACAGGGCGGCCTATTTTCTTATCGAGGCCCTGCGAAATCAGAATATCACCGTCCCCCAGGAGATTTCCATTATCAGCTTCGACGATACTGAGACAGCCCAGGAAACCTCCCCGCCCCTCACCTCCATTAAAATCGACCGCCGGGAGTTTGCCGCCAAGGCCATTGAGCAGATGGACCTTCTGCTGACAGCCCCCCAAAAAGCCGCCCTCCGGGTGTACCTGGAAACCCAGCTCGTCGAGCGGGGTTCGGTGCGATCCCTGGTCTAA
- a CDS encoding NAD(P)H-dependent oxidoreductase — protein MSSLLVINGHPRPDSLCDTAEEVYAAEARTQGLKVEVLRLRDLDFDPNLRYPLDQSGTAMEEVLLKAQERIGAAQHITLIYPNWWGTFPALLKGFIDRSLTPGFAFKYRRGTSLPIQLLKGKTASLIIPMDGPGWWYRVMMGAGGDKAMKHSTLGFCGIRVIRTLHLGNLRGVGRTPVEHHLKRVTTAAHRDARRLGKPRAN, from the coding sequence ATGAGTTCGCTATTAGTAATAAACGGACATCCCCGCCCGGATTCGCTCTGCGATACTGCGGAGGAGGTGTATGCGGCTGAAGCCCGCACCCAGGGTCTGAAGGTGGAGGTTCTCCGCCTCAGGGATCTTGATTTTGATCCCAACCTCCGGTATCCCCTGGATCAATCCGGTACCGCCATGGAGGAGGTGCTGCTGAAGGCCCAGGAACGCATCGGGGCTGCCCAGCACATCACCCTGATCTACCCGAATTGGTGGGGTACCTTTCCGGCCCTACTGAAGGGGTTTATAGACCGGAGCCTCACGCCGGGGTTTGCTTTCAAGTACCGCCGGGGCACATCCCTCCCGATACAATTACTAAAAGGGAAAACAGCAAGTCTAATCATTCCCATGGACGGGCCAGGCTGGTGGTACCGGGTCATGATGGGCGCCGGTGGCGATAAGGCCATGAAACACAGCACCCTGGGATTCTGCGGCATCCGGGTCATCAGAACCCTCCATCTTGGCAACCTCCGGGGCGTGGGGCGGACCCCCGTGGAGCATCACCTGAAACGGGTTACTACCGCCGCCCATCGGGATGCCCGGCGGCTTGGTAAACCTAGGGCGAACTAG
- a CDS encoding ABC transporter substrate-binding protein: protein MKVCNRGRLPGIVLLLITLVLSGGFASGGAEGASGSDLSVDFWTAPNQGQFDFWSAKAEAFNQAGVQVEGKSVYVNVQMMPETPSSEAGIQNALATGVAPAASENINRGFAATLAASGRVYELSDIPEFQAVVQARQMESILPGWAIDGGQYVIPLYANAMGYHWNVQGLKALGFDEDVPRTVAEIRTLITRFYERRQALKEQGISHLFIRPQLLRPEWWWDRWFDFQMQYLAFSEGGDWVSGDRITLDPGITEEVFEYFGMFGQSLQTAEDWTAFEMDTVPVVFQVSAPWDIPKYEAAGKVYGFGGDYVYGPPIVKQALDQPYTFADSKGIVFYKGGNISDLDHQGILAFISWVLTGERGAQTDIDWVKTTGMLPVRGDLLENPAFESIIASNPAYAYQAEVMPYAVPAMAHEKMVDIQTALGEKGLTPYIQSIMNSTSLNPADAAPFVHDAFEAMKREGELR from the coding sequence ATGAAGGTTTGCAATCGAGGAAGGCTCCCAGGTATCGTTTTGCTGTTGATTACCCTGGTGCTATCGGGAGGTTTCGCCAGCGGGGGTGCTGAGGGCGCTTCCGGATCGGACCTGAGCGTAGATTTTTGGACCGCACCGAACCAGGGACAGTTCGATTTCTGGAGTGCTAAGGCGGAGGCCTTTAATCAAGCAGGAGTGCAAGTAGAGGGGAAGTCTGTGTATGTAAATGTACAGATGATGCCCGAGACTCCTTCCAGTGAGGCGGGGATACAGAATGCCTTGGCTACGGGTGTTGCGCCGGCGGCATCAGAGAACATAAACCGAGGGTTTGCCGCCACACTGGCTGCCTCCGGGCGAGTATATGAGCTCTCGGATATTCCGGAGTTTCAGGCGGTGGTGCAGGCCAGGCAGATGGAATCCATCCTACCGGGGTGGGCAATAGACGGAGGACAGTACGTTATCCCCCTGTATGCCAATGCCATGGGCTACCACTGGAACGTTCAGGGTTTGAAGGCTCTGGGGTTCGATGAAGATGTACCCAGGACGGTCGCTGAAATTCGCACCCTGATTACCCGGTTCTATGAAAGACGCCAGGCATTGAAGGAACAAGGGATTTCTCATTTGTTCATTCGACCCCAGCTCCTGCGTCCTGAGTGGTGGTGGGACCGCTGGTTTGACTTCCAGATGCAGTACCTTGCGTTTTCCGAAGGCGGTGATTGGGTTTCGGGGGATAGAATCACCCTTGACCCAGGGATAACCGAAGAGGTGTTCGAGTATTTTGGCATGTTCGGCCAGAGTCTGCAAACCGCCGAGGATTGGACTGCCTTTGAAATGGATACCGTACCGGTGGTTTTTCAGGTATCTGCCCCCTGGGATATTCCAAAATATGAGGCTGCCGGGAAGGTTTACGGATTTGGCGGCGACTATGTGTACGGTCCCCCCATTGTCAAGCAGGCTTTAGATCAGCCCTATACCTTTGCGGATTCTAAGGGAATTGTATTTTATAAGGGTGGCAACATTTCCGATTTAGACCATCAAGGGATTTTAGCATTCATTTCCTGGGTACTGACCGGGGAGCGTGGAGCCCAGACGGACATCGACTGGGTGAAGACCACAGGTATGCTGCCGGTTCGGGGGGACCTGTTAGAGAACCCGGCCTTCGAATCTATTATCGCGAGCAACCCGGCCTACGCGTATCAGGCAGAGGTCATGCCCTATGCGGTACCGGCCATGGCCCATGAAAAAATGGTGGATATCCAGACCGCCCTGGGAGAGAAGGGATTAACCCCCTACATACAGTCTATTATGAATAGCACCTCCCTTAATCCGGCGGATGCCGCACCCTTTGTGCATGATGCTTTTGAGGCAATGAAACGGGAAGGGGAGCTTCGCTAA